The Humulus lupulus chromosome 3, drHumLupu1.1, whole genome shotgun sequence genome window below encodes:
- the LOC133823591 gene encoding uncharacterized protein LOC133823591: METEEHKGEEDKQATSTNDVSWSGMLVNQYRKIKENAETYPYVWGSYIVVYGGFSLYMAYRWRKLRKTEDRVRVLQERLRKIVVAEESSTTSTSTSAGASTTTLAENAPPPVDKASK; the protein is encoded by the coding sequence ATGGAAACTGAAGAGCATAAAGGAGAAGAAGATAAACAAGCAACTAGTACTAATGATGTGAGCTGGAGTGGAATGTTGGTGAATCAGTATCGGAAAATTAAAGAGAATGCAGAAACATACCCTTATGTTTGGGGTTCCTACATTGTTGTCTATGGGGGGTTTTCTCTTTATATGGCTTATAGATGGAGGAAGCTTCGAAAGACCGAAGACAGAGTTCGAGTCCTTCAGGAGAGGTTGCGCAAGATTGTTGTGGCTGAGGAGTCCTCAACAACCTCAACTTCAACCTCTGCAGGTGCCTCCACCACCACCTTGGCTGAAAATGCTCCACCACCTGTTGATAAAGCCTCCAAATGA